In Prescottella soli, a genomic segment contains:
- the tpiA gene encoding triose-phosphate isomerase, whose translation MARKPLIAGNWKMNLNHLEAIALVQKIAFSLPAKYFEKVDVTVIPPFTDIRSVQTLVEGDKLLLTYGAQDVSAHESGAYTGEISGSMLAKLGCTFVVVGHSERRTLHGESDETVLAKTKAALANGITPIVCIGEGLNIREAGEHVAYNVAQLKGSLAGLSADEISKIVVAYEPVWAIGTGKVASAADAQEVCKAVRDTLAELATPEIAQDVRVLYGGSVNAKNVGELVAQPDVDGGLVGGASLKADEFATLSAIAAGGPLP comes from the coding sequence ATGGCACGTAAGCCTTTGATCGCCGGCAACTGGAAGATGAACCTCAATCACCTCGAGGCCATCGCCCTGGTGCAGAAGATCGCGTTCTCGCTGCCCGCGAAGTACTTCGAGAAGGTCGACGTGACGGTGATCCCGCCGTTCACCGACATCCGCAGCGTGCAGACGCTGGTCGAGGGCGACAAGCTCCTGCTCACCTACGGTGCGCAGGACGTGTCCGCCCACGAGTCGGGCGCCTACACCGGCGAGATCAGCGGTTCGATGCTGGCCAAGCTGGGCTGCACCTTCGTCGTCGTCGGACACTCGGAGCGGCGCACGCTGCACGGCGAGTCCGACGAGACCGTCCTGGCCAAGACCAAGGCGGCGCTGGCGAACGGGATCACCCCGATCGTCTGCATCGGCGAGGGCCTGAACATCCGCGAGGCCGGCGAGCACGTGGCGTACAACGTCGCGCAGCTGAAGGGTTCGCTCGCGGGTCTGTCGGCCGACGAGATCTCCAAGATCGTCGTCGCCTACGAGCCCGTGTGGGCCATCGGCACCGGCAAGGTGGCCTCTGCCGCCGACGCGCAGGAAGTCTGCAAGGCGGTGCGTGACACGCTCGCCGAGCTGGCCACGCCGGAGATCGCGCAGGACGTGCGCGTGCTCTACGGCGGCTCGGTCAACGCCAAGAACGTCGGCGAGCTCGTTGCTCAGCCCGACGTTGACGGCGGCCTGGTCGGCGGAGCCTCGCTCAAGGCGGACGAGTTCGCCACCCTGTCGGCGATTGCCGCCGGCGGACCGCTCCCGTGA
- the whiA gene encoding DNA-binding protein WhiA, giving the protein MTAEVKDELSRLTVTQVSCRKAEVSSLLRFAGGLHIVGGRVVVEAEVDMGSIARRLRGEILDLYGYHSDVHVLSAGGLRKGSRYVVRVAKDGEALARRTGLLDMRGRPVRGLPAQVVGGSVGDSEAAWRGAFLAHGSLTEPGRSSALEVSCPGPEAALALVGAARRLGITAKAREVRGTDRVVVRDGEAIGALLTRMGAQDTRLTWEERRMRREVRATANRLANFDDANLRRSARAAVAAAARVERALEILAEDVPDHLAAAGTLRVKHRQASLEELGQLADPPMTKDAVAGRIRRLLSMADRRAKELGIPDTESAVTPELLEEA; this is encoded by the coding sequence TCGCTGCTGCGTTTCGCGGGCGGACTGCACATCGTCGGCGGCCGCGTCGTTGTGGAGGCCGAGGTGGACATGGGATCGATCGCGCGCCGGTTGCGCGGCGAGATCCTCGACCTGTACGGCTACCACTCGGACGTGCACGTGCTCAGCGCCGGTGGCCTGCGCAAGGGATCGCGGTACGTGGTGCGCGTCGCCAAGGACGGCGAGGCACTCGCCCGGCGGACCGGACTGCTCGACATGCGCGGTCGACCGGTGCGCGGGCTTCCCGCGCAGGTCGTCGGCGGCAGCGTCGGCGATTCCGAGGCGGCCTGGCGCGGCGCGTTCTTGGCACACGGGTCGTTGACCGAGCCGGGGCGCTCGTCGGCGCTCGAGGTCAGCTGCCCCGGCCCGGAGGCGGCGCTCGCACTCGTCGGTGCCGCGCGCAGGCTGGGGATCACCGCCAAGGCCCGCGAGGTCCGCGGCACCGACCGGGTCGTCGTGCGCGACGGTGAGGCGATCGGTGCCCTGCTCACGCGGATGGGCGCCCAGGACACGCGCCTGACGTGGGAGGAGCGCCGCATGCGGCGCGAGGTGCGTGCCACGGCGAACCGCCTCGCCAACTTCGACGACGCCAACCTGCGACGCTCGGCCCGCGCGGCCGTCGCGGCCGCGGCACGGGTGGAACGGGCCCTCGAGATTCTCGCCGAGGACGTCCCCGACCATCTCGCGGCCGCGGGCACGCTGCGCGTCAAGCACCGGCAGGCGTCGCTCGAAGAACTCGGTCAGCTCGCGGACCCGCCGATGACCAAGGACGCCGTCGCGGGCCGCATCCGCCGACTGCTGTCCATGGCCGATCGCCGGGCCAAGGAGTTGGGCATCCCCGACACCGAGTCGGCGGTGACCCCGGAGTTGCTCGAAGAGGCCTGA
- a CDS encoding tyrosine-protein phosphatase, with protein sequence MTHRHAALRRTARTALTLAVSGSFLFAGTAAATAAGSLDLGSLGSLGSLGSSAFGSSAPSAVETPRLPSVDNFRDVAGPGYTNTLGLRLNTGVFYRANAITPNDTDLATLGSLGLSAVYDLRTDEEVAQKPDRPVDGAEYVRIPILSGDLAAGVAKLKTPEDARRFMQDMNRSFVTDPAARAGFARLLTDLADTSGPQLYHCTAGKDRTGWTSALLLGIAGVSRETVMNDYLLTNEYSAASIERTYQGIAATQGQAVADVYRPLLGVDASYLQAGLDELKAQYGTVENYLHTGLGLSQATIGQLALKLLG encoded by the coding sequence ATGACGCACCGCCACGCCGCCCTGCGCCGTACCGCCCGCACTGCCCTGACCCTGGCCGTGTCCGGATCGTTCCTGTTCGCCGGGACCGCTGCCGCCACGGCGGCCGGTTCCCTCGACCTCGGTTCCCTCGGATCCCTCGGTTCCCTCGGCTCGTCCGCGTTCGGTTCGAGCGCGCCGTCCGCCGTCGAGACCCCCCGTCTCCCGTCGGTCGACAACTTCCGGGACGTCGCCGGGCCCGGCTACACCAACACCCTGGGGTTGCGCCTGAACACGGGCGTCTTCTACCGGGCCAATGCGATCACGCCGAACGACACGGACCTCGCCACGCTCGGATCGCTGGGGCTGTCCGCCGTCTACGACCTGCGCACCGACGAGGAAGTCGCCCAGAAGCCCGACCGGCCGGTCGACGGCGCCGAGTACGTCCGCATCCCGATCCTGTCCGGCGACCTGGCCGCCGGCGTCGCGAAGCTGAAGACCCCCGAGGATGCCCGACGCTTCATGCAGGACATGAACCGCTCGTTCGTCACCGATCCCGCGGCCCGCGCCGGGTTCGCACGACTGCTCACCGACCTCGCGGACACGTCCGGCCCGCAGCTCTACCACTGCACCGCCGGCAAGGACCGCACCGGCTGGACGTCGGCGCTGCTCCTCGGGATCGCCGGGGTGTCGCGCGAGACGGTCATGAACGACTACCTGCTCACCAACGAGTACTCGGCCGCCTCGATCGAGCGGACCTACCAGGGCATCGCGGCAACGCAGGGCCAGGCCGTCGCCGACGTCTACCGGCCGCTCCTCGGCGTCGACGCCAGCTACCTGCAGGCCGGCCTCGACGAGCTGAAGGCGCAGTACGGCACCGTCGAGAACTACCTCCACACCGGCCTGGGCCTGTCCCAGGCGACGATCGGCCAGCTCGCGCTGAAGCTGCTCGGCTGA
- the gap gene encoding type I glyceraldehyde-3-phosphate dehydrogenase has product MTVRVGINGFGRIGRNFFRAVDAQKALGTTDIEIVAVNDLTDNATLAHLLKYDSILGRLPHEVSLEGDDTIVVGDTKIKALAHRGPLNELPWGELGVDVVVESTGIFTDAEKAKGHLEAGAKKVIISAPAKGEDITIVMGVNDDKYDGSQDIISNASCTTNCLGPIAKVLDDEFGIVKGLMTTVHAYTQDQNLQDGPHSDLRRARAAALNVVPTGTGAAKAIGLVLPQLLGKLDGYALRVPIPTGSVTDLTVNLAKPATIAEINAAMKAAAEGPLKGILKYTEAPIVSSDIVTDPHSSIFDAGLTKVIDDQVKIVSWYDNEWGYSNRLADLIGLVAKSL; this is encoded by the coding sequence GTGACGGTCCGGGTAGGCATCAACGGCTTCGGTCGTATCGGGCGTAACTTCTTCAGAGCGGTCGATGCGCAGAAGGCGCTCGGCACCACCGACATCGAGATCGTGGCGGTCAACGACCTCACGGACAACGCGACGCTGGCTCACCTGCTCAAGTACGACTCGATCCTGGGTCGTCTGCCGCACGAGGTCTCGCTCGAGGGTGACGACACCATCGTCGTCGGCGACACCAAGATCAAGGCGCTGGCGCACCGCGGCCCGCTGAACGAGCTCCCCTGGGGCGAGCTGGGCGTCGACGTCGTCGTCGAGTCCACGGGCATCTTCACGGACGCCGAGAAGGCCAAGGGCCACCTCGAGGCCGGCGCCAAGAAGGTCATCATCTCCGCGCCCGCCAAGGGCGAGGACATCACCATCGTGATGGGCGTCAACGACGACAAGTACGACGGCAGCCAGGACATCATCTCCAACGCGTCCTGCACCACCAACTGCCTCGGCCCGATCGCCAAGGTCCTCGACGACGAGTTCGGCATCGTCAAGGGTCTGATGACGACGGTCCACGCGTACACCCAGGACCAGAACCTGCAGGACGGCCCGCACAGTGACCTGCGTCGCGCCCGCGCCGCCGCGCTGAACGTCGTTCCGACCGGCACGGGTGCCGCCAAGGCCATCGGCCTGGTCCTCCCGCAGCTGCTGGGCAAGCTGGACGGCTACGCGCTGCGCGTGCCGATCCCGACGGGCTCGGTCACCGACCTCACCGTCAACCTGGCGAAGCCGGCCACGATCGCCGAGATCAACGCCGCGATGAAGGCTGCCGCCGAGGGCCCGCTGAAGGGCATCCTGAAGTACACCGAGGCTCCGATCGTGTCGTCGGACATCGTGACCGACCCGCACTCCTCGATCTTCGACGCCGGCCTGACCAAGGTCATCGACGATCAGGTCAAGATCGTCTCGTGGTACGACAACGAGTGGGGCTACTCGAACCGCCTCGCGGACCTCATCGGTCTCGTCGCGAAGTCCCTCTGA
- a CDS encoding phosphoglycerate kinase: MAVKTLKDLLDEGVEGRTVLVRSDLNVPLDNGTITDPGRIVASAPTISALAEAGAKVIVMAHLGRPKGEVDPALSLAPVAAKLGEVLGRNVQLAGDVVGQDALARSEGLTDGDVLLLENIRFDPRETSKDDAEREALAKALVDLVDGEGAFVSDGFGVVHRKQASVYDIAKLLPHYAGNLVAAEVEVLQKLTTDSERPYAVVLGGSKVSDKLAVIEALAPKVDTLVIGGGMYYTFLAAQGISVGNSLCQEEMIGTCKDLLERYADVIHIPQDVVIADSFSADAESKTVSVLEIEDGWMGLDIGPESVERFAAILSGAKTVFWNGPMGVFEFAKFSAGTKGVAEAIIEATGKGAFSVVGGGDSAAAVRQLGLPEDGFSHISTGGGASLEYLEGKTLPGIAALED; encoded by the coding sequence GTGGCAGTCAAGACTCTGAAGGACCTGCTGGACGAGGGGGTCGAGGGTCGTACCGTGCTGGTGCGCTCCGACCTCAACGTTCCGCTGGACAACGGAACCATCACCGATCCGGGCCGCATCGTCGCGTCCGCGCCGACCATCTCGGCGCTGGCCGAGGCAGGCGCCAAGGTCATCGTGATGGCGCACCTCGGTCGCCCCAAGGGCGAGGTCGACCCGGCGCTGTCGCTGGCGCCGGTCGCCGCGAAGCTCGGCGAGGTGCTGGGGCGCAACGTCCAGCTCGCCGGCGACGTCGTCGGCCAGGACGCGCTCGCGCGTTCCGAGGGCCTGACGGACGGCGATGTCCTCCTGCTGGAGAACATCCGCTTCGATCCGCGCGAGACCAGCAAGGACGACGCCGAGCGTGAGGCGCTCGCGAAGGCACTCGTCGACCTGGTCGACGGTGAGGGCGCGTTCGTCTCCGACGGCTTCGGTGTCGTGCACCGCAAGCAGGCGTCGGTCTACGACATCGCGAAGCTGCTCCCGCACTACGCGGGCAACCTGGTCGCGGCCGAGGTCGAGGTTCTGCAGAAGCTGACCACGGACTCGGAGCGCCCGTACGCGGTCGTGCTCGGTGGCTCGAAGGTGTCGGACAAGCTGGCCGTCATCGAGGCGTTGGCCCCCAAGGTCGACACCCTCGTCATCGGTGGCGGCATGTACTACACCTTCCTTGCCGCGCAGGGCATCTCGGTCGGCAACTCGCTGTGCCAGGAAGAGATGATCGGCACCTGCAAGGACCTGCTCGAGCGGTACGCGGACGTCATCCACATCCCGCAGGACGTGGTGATCGCGGACTCGTTCTCGGCGGACGCCGAGTCGAAGACGGTCTCCGTCCTCGAGATCGAGGACGGCTGGATGGGCCTGGACATCGGACCGGAGTCGGTGGAGCGCTTCGCGGCGATCCTCTCGGGTGCCAAGACGGTGTTCTGGAACGGTCCGATGGGTGTGTTCGAGTTCGCGAAGTTCTCGGCCGGAACCAAGGGTGTCGCCGAGGCGATCATCGAGGCCACCGGCAAGGGCGCGTTCAGCGTCGTCGGCGGCGGCGATTCTGCGGCGGCCGTGCGTCAGCTCGGTCTGCCGGAGGACGGCTTCTCGCACATCTCCACCGGTGGTGGCGCCTCCCTCGAGTACCTCGAGGGCAAGACGCTTCCCGGCATCGCGGCGCTGGAGGACTGA